A single Camelus ferus isolate YT-003-E chromosome 3, BCGSAC_Cfer_1.0, whole genome shotgun sequence DNA region contains:
- the PLK2 gene encoding serine/threonine-protein kinase PLK2, producing the protein MELLRTITYQPAAGTKMCEQALGKGCGGDSKKKRPQPPLEEPQPPQPQGQVQPAAPHHHHHHSHSGTEISRIIVDPTTGKRYCRGKVLGKGGFAKCYEMTDLTNNKVYAAKIIPHSRVAKPHQREKIDKEIELHRILHHKHVVQFYHYFEDKENIYILLEYCSRRSMAHILKARKVLTEPEVRYYLRQIVSGLKYLHEQEILHRDLKLGNFFINEAMELKVGDFGLAARLEPLEHRRRTICGTPNYLSPEVLNKQGHGCESDIWALGCVMYTMLLGRPPFETTNLKETYRCIREARYTMPSSLVAPAKHLIASMLSKNPEDRPSLDDIIRHEFFLQGFTPDRLSSSCCHTVPDFHLSSPAKNFFKKAAAALFGGKKDKARYIDTHNRVSKEDEDIYKLRHDLKKTSITQQPSKHRTDEEPQPPTTTVARSGTPAVENKQQIGDAIRMIVRGTLGSCSSSSECLEDSTMGSVADTVARVLRGCLENMPEADCIPREQLSTSFQWVTKWVDYSNKYGFGYQLSDHTVGVLFNNGAHMSLLPDKKTVHYYAELGQCSVFSATDAPEQFISQVTVLKYFSHYMEENLMDGGDLPSVTDIRRPRLYLLQWLKSDKALMMLFNDGTFQVNFYHDHTKIIICSQNEEYLLTYINEDRISTTFRLTTLLMSGCSSELKNRMEYALNMLLQRCN; encoded by the exons ATGGAGCTCTTGCGGACTATCACCTACCAGCCGGCCGCCGGCACCAAGATGTGCGAGCAGGCGCTGGGCAAGGGTTGCGGCGGGGACTCGAAGAAGAAGCGGCCACAGCCGCCCCTCGAGGAGCCGCAGCCGCCGCAGCCCCAGGGGCAGGTGCAGCCGGCGGCCCcgcaccaccatcaccaccactcgCACTCGGGGACCGAGATCTCGCGGATTATCGTCGACCCCACGACGGGGAAGCGCTACTGCCGCGGCAAAGTGCTGGGAAAG GGTGGCTTTGCAAAATGTTACGAGATGACAGATTTGACGAACAACAAAGTCTATGCTGCAAAAATTATTCCTCACAGCAGAGTAGCTAAACCTCATCAAAGGGAAAAG ATTGACAAAGAAATCGAGCTTCACAGAATTCTGCATCATAAGCACGTAGTGCAGTTTTACCACTACTTTGAGgacaaagaaaacatttacattCTCTTGGAATACTGCAGTAGAAGG tccATGGCTCATATCTTGAAAGCGAGGAAGGTGTTGACAGAACCAGAAGTCCGATACTACCTCAGGCAGATTGTGTCTGGACTGAAGTACCTTCATGAACAAGAAATCTTGCACAGAGATCTCAAACTAG GGAACTTCTTCATTAATGAAGCCATGGAACTAAAAGTCGGGGACTTTGGTTTGGCAGCTCGGCTGGAACCCCTGGAACACAGAAGGAG aacGATATGTGGTACCCCAAATTATCTTTCTCCGGAAGTCCTCAACAAACAAGGACACGGCTGTGAATCAGACATTTGGGCCTTAGGCTGTGTAAT GTATACAATGTTACTAGGAAGACCACCATTTGAAACTACAAATCTGAAGGAAACGTACAGGTGCATAAGAGAAGCAAGGTATACAATGCCCTCCTCATTGGTGGCTCCTGCTAAGCACTTAATAGCCAGCATGTTGTCCAAAAATCCAGAGGATCGTCCCAGTTTGGATGACATCATTCGACATGAATTTTTTTTGCAG GGCTTCACTCCAGACAGACTCTCTTCTAGCTGTTGTCATACGGTTCCAGATTTCCACTTGTCAAGTCCAGCTAAGAATTTCTTTAAGAAAGCGGCTGCTGCTCTTTTTGGTGGCAAAAAAGACAAAGCAAGATATATTGACACACATA ATAGAGTGTCTAAAGAAGATGAAGACATTTACAAGCTCAGGCATGATCTGAAAAAGACTTCAATAACTCAGCAACCCAGCAAAcacaggacagatgag GAACCCCAGCCACCTACCACTACAGTTGCCAGGTCTGGAACACCCGCAGTAGAAAACAAGCAGCAGATTGGAGATGCTATTCGGATGATAGTCAGAGGAACTCTTGGCAGCTGCAGCAGTAGCAGTGAAT GCCTTGAGGACAGTACCATGGGAAGTGTCGCGGACACAGTGGCAAGAGTCCTTCGAGGATGTCTAGAAAACATGCCAGAAGCTGACTGCATTCCCAGAGAGCAGCTGAGCACCTCCTTTCAGTGGGTCACCAAATGGGTCGATTACTCTAACAAATACGGCTTTGGGTACCAGCTCTCAGACCACACCGTAGGTGTCCTGTTCAACAACGGTGCTCACATGAGCCTCCTTCCAGACAAAAA aacagTTCACTACTACGCGGAGCTTGGCCAATGCTCTGTTTTCTCGGCAACAGATGCCCCTGAACAATTCATTAGTCAAGTGACGGTGCTGAAATACTTCTCTCATTACATGGAGGAGAACCTCATGGAT GGTGGCGATCTGCCTAGTGTTACTGATATTCGAAGACCTCGGCTCTACCTCCTTCAGTGGCTAAAGTCTGATAAGGCCTTAATGATGCTCTTCAATGATGGCACGTTTCAG GTGAATTTCTACCACGATCATACGAAAATCATCATCTGTAGCCAAAATGAAGAATACCTTCTCACTTACATCAATGAAGACAGAATATCTACAACGTTCAGACTGACAACTCTGTTGATGTCTGGCTgttcatcagaattaaaaaatcGAATGGAATATGCTCTGAACATGCTCTTACAGAGATGTAACTGA